tgcgcaagaacgatgggtgccgcgaagctgcaggaaaacaaacttaaaaacctgcacggaaatatattaaacgtggaggagttagtcggcagaagtgaggaattacaaaaaaaaaaaaaaaaaaaaacgatttcttaagaaaagatcataaaacaggaaaatggtcaatagcacatggagtgatattgcacactgtaccttgattgtaacataactgctctataatatataatcgattatatgcaatagtgttcaggatttgggtgaagtgtactgtacacagcacaataatcattgtgataattccacacttgctgcaatACGTTTTCATTACTGTATTGGGGATATAAGCGGTCCGATAAATACGTACGCCTTGTGCTAAATGTGGACCAAAACAGACGGACCGCCcagcccaattttcaaggactattcttgttccaaataattgccacaacgggccgaccagatttagcccataaaataatgtcctgtggacatttgttgctcagtggcttatgtctaaggtggaaactagggaataagatACGAACTTTAACCTCGTTCCTGACAGACATGTGAAGGaccgtttttgtttttcatttttagaaacgtagccgaggagaaaaaatatgaaaaaaaaaattatttatttttttttatttcgggaattcgtgatttgactattcttacataatacaaaacttaaattctaagataagcacggtatacattttccaaaagtgatgttaaaaacacttgttcttcttgtacagctgattgtGCGTAGAATATATCCCCCCCCATCAATTTCGAGtctcaaatatagatttaaaaataaacgttaCGGTATCTTAGCAGAATGTGACGCAaaagtgcggtttttgcgtATTAGAACGTAGCTACACGTCATTTCGAGTGatataaaaaggagaaagagacgagacatccacatttttgaataatgatggcacacgacatggagcgagtactgatgtccccggcgtttgaagtgttcaacaagcttcggctggcaggacagctttgtgacgtggtcctcatcgcagacggtgttaaattcaacgcccatagagtaattctgtgtggctgtagctcctacttccagtaagtTGCTGTGGCTCATATATGACGATGCCAAAACAGCAAGGAGTCCGTTTTTTTCTCTCGttagcaatgacttctccttggcaataaggctctaggatgacagaaagtttatattaatatatattatattaaattatgttaatgtaggtcagtgctgatcagaaatatttttaagtATACAGTACCACCTTAACGtttaacatataataataataataataataataataataataataataataatggtataaatatataaaaaggggaccatgtcaaacaggcaaaacaaagtattccgggggacttgcccaccagcccaagtaaaatatattaaagggggagctactgttggaaaaataagaattaaagccaccggtccctagttcttagatgcctatgtgatcatctgtagcagggggaccttatctctgcttaatttccatttgggggtccctggttcagaagatttagaaaaccccttatttaactttgcctgcaaaacccatatttattagatgagtcacttctggattgtgtttcagggctctgttcgccagtgactggagtgattcaggaaagcgggagtaccaactcccaggcatttccccagaaacattgaggcaggtcatagagtacgcctacacgtactctgtggtcatcacagctgacaatgtggagaacctcctggcagctgctgattatctcagtgtcttgggcatcgtgcagcgctgctgtgatttcctgcatgagcagctctgcctcaacaactgcattggccttcttaaaatcgccgatgtctactgtgtaaacgagctgcaccagtctgcattcaacttcatcttgaaaaatttcaaggaggttgccatcagctcaaacgagttcccagaaataagtcttgaacaactttatgacatcatagagcaggatgagcttaatgtcagagaagaggatgtggtgtttgaggccatcctccggtggatcgagcacgagcctgccacccgagaggcccacatttcagtcctattgcccaaggtgagtatagttatactatgttctcattgacttgtgtatataacaatagaatgctcattgagtgaagtccttattactgtagctagagactgaacctccattttCATGTCCCATgagtctacaaccaaggcttccaggtattacacctgggaggagagtgtaacaaataatggaaaacaaaacactcagatgtcttacattaaacaagtgttagctgacacatctgagactttcaaagtaaatagcttcagctaaagaaattaaaatttgcacttactgctgtatccttaatgttaggaattgctcatctccagagattcacagaaagcactaaggaactcatgggaattctctcattctctcattgtttcctgtgtagattcggatggctcgtatggatTCGGAGTACTTCATGAAaatcgtcaaagccaacgatctagtgaaggccaatgcagcgtgcaggccaattatcaCTGATGTACTGAAGATGATATATGATCTCGACAATGAAAGTCCACGAtctgactttgaaaggccaCTGATTCGCCCGCGCCTACCCGCTGACATCTTattggccattggtggctggAATTTCCGCACAACAAATTGGATTGAAGCCTATGACACCCGGGCCGACCACTGGGTCGATATAACGCAGGGGCAGGAGACTCGCCAGTCCGGCCatggcagtgtgtgtttaaatggcttcgtgtattgttttgggggttaTGATGGCCATAATTTCACCGATGCTGTGCGCAGATTTGACCCTGTCGCACggacatggcagcacatggccCCGATGCACTGGCGCCGCTGTAGTGTCAGTGTGGCCGTAAGTAACGGCTTCATCTACGTGATGGGTGGCCGTTTAGGCGTGTCGCCTCTGAATATCGTAGAGCGATATGACCCAAAAGCCAACGAGTGGACCATCATGAACCAGCCCATGAACGAggagcgacaggatgccagtgccaccaccctgaatggaaaggtaggttaataggagggcgtctgactgtggttaccctcattttccccttgaaattgattatgttacatactcagtagctcgctttgtcttcaaatggttgatttcaatccataattgttaattcagtaaacgtcagtgtttagataaaacataaatgaccttgcattgttgctctgcattagtggcacattgggcagtgctgtggtgtccagctctgtgtttttgcaattttgcccacagcccaagacttgtgagatacaataactggtgttaacgtaggagctttacccaattccagtcctggagggtcagaatcctaaacaatttgcagatttccctattcaaacaaacctagtgaacttaattagctgattaagctgcggttcacaagggaaatgatcacaattaactgtaaattccctaccaatgcccatgtgcttcctgtggtaggttccaggttcaccaccaccctgtactgaatagacttttatggaagatggatggattaaacatctattagctaaatgtacatttacgctttctagatctccatctccaatcatttacagcataacacacatcacttgtgaaccatctttcctagatatacatttgtgggggtagcaatggagctcagaccacttccactgcggagtgctatgatcctctcacgggcgaatggaccttgatcgctcccatgcgcactcgccgacgtggccttggagtagctgcatatcagggaaacatctatgcggtgagtgattcctttcttgtactctgaaacaaaggagtcaaatctcaagatttatctgagactcatattttttgtcactgctgctgtgtcacagattgtaatgcgcttaaaacaaacaaaagaattcagtggatgaaatgacctgctgggaaggcccatctcaatacacatatgctccctgcaaacgaatacgcttagtaaagcttagatttttgattacagttatattctgtagttccagacataattgctctgtttgttgtttttttcagtgtctgaccacaagtattatttttagtactaataaaaataataataaaagcaaaatatatgatcataagaagtatttttttgatggttgacagttttcgctgaattgtacaggttttctgttgcccaaattcccttttttcactgcagttatgttgacatgtatgttgaacacaaattagttataagcttgtgtagctatatagacaatgggaggttctgtgcagcctgctattatagggcgataattccttaagagttcctgactttgagaaagctgatatttacttatccgtttggtacccgagtgatcacttaccattggtgtctTGCAGGTGGGCGGTACCAACGGGGTTCATGCAGTGCGGAGTATGGAGGTTTATGACCCTGCAATTAACCAGTGGCACGCTGCGCCTCCCATGAGACAACAAAGAAGCTAtttcggcatcgcagtggtggacggcttGCTATTTGCGATGGGAGGCTCCGATGGGTTCGAAGTAACTGCAAAAGTGGAATGTTTCaatgcagagaaaggcagctggtgccgtgcgcaggacatgattacgcccaagaggaacttcagctgctgcacagtgcctgcgcacccccgcttCGTACAGTATgctgcacctcgcccacctgcccccatctacCTGCCTGGTAGGTAACCAGGTTATCATGtctaacgttaatgcttcgtACATTAGACCTATAtaatatgtgcccttgagaggtaaagtgggctatcccacaaaaacaaagttttgagaaaatgagctccaaagttgaatttttaaaaaaataatcagtgtgcctataccctacaattgatatatatcataggtagcacagatctcagtatatttaaaagatagatagaccctcaataattaatattggacactaaactcatttttgactgacatgtgggatagcccactttacctctcaagggcacatatgatacctaccgttaatgtaataactgccaataatgtgctaattttcccccttaatgtaataaaggctgatacagtaATATCTTGCCAAtaccatactaacatatttgaatcaaaaacgcaccacattactacattatatactttattacacaaaaaaacgggaaaattgttatgttattagcagttatattaacagtaatttagctgctacagacagcagctattagctgctattaacagcagtgattagctgctacaaaccgtaacaatcgtgacatcacacaatttcttttgactgcttataattttttgcacactactgtacacacacacacacacacacacacacacacacacacatatatgtacatatatatatggttgattgcccacaaaaatcaactgtgattaatcagcctgatctccagaccaaagaactgtgaaaaccattctaacttaacctacaagaagcaattcctgaacacaaagaagaagatgtgctacGGCCCtgctacacgcacacacacacacacacacacacatataaggtatctgtatctttgtggggactctgttTCCATACGGGAGTTCCAACCCGCAACACAATTAATCAGTGAGGAAATTCATAGTATTATCTcttgttatgttatttttttaaattatttataatgtatttaaaagcCTATGGCAAACAGTAAGTTAATGAATTGAAATTACAGGTAACCACGTGCTCAACAAGTGGCTGGCAGGGAACAAGGGAAACGCTACAGACTGACAACAGGGGAGGACAAGAAAGACTGACAACACGTGGGACGAGATGACCAatgacacctactggccaaacaTGGAAGGGACACAGAATGGGACAGTTAAATAACATTGGGATTCCCTGAAGGGTTTGGCATTCCCTGAAGGGTTTGGCATTCCCTGAAGCCAAGCTGTTAATTATTGTACTCCACGCCACCTCTGGTGATTGAATTGCAATGTAATGATTATGTTGTTCTATAATCTTATTGAATAAGTGTTATAAGTTGTTAGAagttatttttgtattcttttaTACTTCATTTTTAACAGTGTGATTTTTGACCTGACAGCTTTGTTTGGCAGTAAAAAGCTTTAAGGGGGCAGTTTAATGGCTCTATACACAGCAATGTGTATAATGGCCAAAGTGTTCTTATTGAATAtgcttaaattatttttgtatacatttacatttttattttacagactTTATGTAAAGGCAACCAGTGCTTAAAAGTTTAACgtttaaataaatgtcttatttgGAGAACAATGGGtggaaaaaatgttatttgttgtctgaaaaccaaaataattttgagAGCTTTGTACGATTTGTTAGCAGAATTACCTTATAGACCTGATACActtttgaatgcaatataattctCCATGGCAGTAACCCAGCTGACTGGTGGAGCAAGTTCATTTTGTCTCTGCAAGACCTCAAAGTGAATTTGAAGATCATTGTCTCCACAAAGACTATGAAGATTTTCAGGAGATACATGTAATCCACAGTTTCTTCCATTAAACCTAGAGTGCAATCcaacaaaatgtttcaataacaaaatttacatttcaaaaaGTGGCTTCTGGTTTGTTAGATGGGCAGTGTGCATTCATTAACTACTTGTAGTCATCTAGTTCTTTTTGTAGGACACCCAAAAAGCTGAATACTGTAGCAGCAAACATTTCTGTTGGTAACAGCCATTAAAGAGATTCCTCCGTCCAGaattgccccctagtggtggaatAATATTGCAACGTAAATAATGGAGATTTCACTTCACTGTATTTTACAGCTAACGAAAatttaatgtgtgtgtatacattttttgtttcatacatttaaatttgtatatacattttttatataataaacattataGTTGTTTAAAAGGCGGAAACTTCAATGTACACGAAGTCACCAataaattacatctatttatccaacatgttatataatatacatactgtgtttgaaaactttgaaaagctttacgatttcaggacagatcAGCCACTCTATTAGGAACATTACGCTTTTTCGTTGCGGGTGTTAGCTTTGCTGCTGctattaatactaataatacattaGCACAAAAAAAGGCTGCATACGCCAAACTACGTCTTGCTTGTAGGTTAAAGACCTTTGACGTTCATTGCCGTGGGAAACTGTGGTTCTAGTGCTAAACCACTACCGAAAAGACTACAAAAGCTGTGTCGGTTAAAATAGAAGCGCCTGTCAcgccctgctcgtccgatcctcgtgtgtgccacgcccccctgattatccacgtgtgctttcccgatcgtgcccagctgtgtctgattatgttcaaccagtcctgtctttttaagtccacgtcttgcctgatgcctttgtctgtcattgatgttgtcaatgcctgtgttccgtcctgcccgt
This is a stretch of genomic DNA from Brienomyrus brachyistius isolate T26 unplaced genomic scaffold, BBRACH_0.4 scaffold84, whole genome shotgun sequence. It encodes these proteins:
- the LOC125727015 gene encoding kelch-like protein 10, with the translated sequence MMAHDMERVLMSPAFEVFNKLRLAGQLCDVVLIADGVKFNAHRVILCGCSSYFQALFASDWSDSGKREYQLPGISPETLRQVIEYAYTYSVVITADNVENLLAAADYLSVLGIVQRCCDFLHEQLCLNNCIGLLKIADVYCVNELHQSAFNFILKNFKEVAISSNEFPEISLEQLYDIIEQDELNVREEDVVFEAILRWIEHEPATREAHISVLLPKIRMARMDSEYFMKIVKANDLVKANAACRPIITDVLKMIYDLDNESPRSDFERPLIRPRLPADILLAIGGWNFRTTNWIEAYDTRADHWVDITQGQETRQSGHGSVCLNGFVYCFGGYDGHNFTDAVRRFDPVARTWQHMAPMHWRRCSVSVAVSNGFIYVMGGRLGVSPLNIVERYDPKANEWTIMNQPMNEERQDASATTLNGKIYICGGSNGAQTTSTAECYDPLTGEWTLIAPMRTRRRGLGVAAYQGNIYAVGGTNGVHAVRSMEVYDPAINQWHAAPPMRQQRSYFGIAVVDGLLFAMGGSDGFEVTAKVECFNAEKGSWCRAQDMITPKRNFSCCTVPAHPRFVQYAAPRPPAPIYLPGNHVLNKWLAGNKGNATD